From a single Bryobacter aggregatus MPL3 genomic region:
- a CDS encoding PEP-CTERM sorting domain-containing protein, with protein MRHFTFPILCLAFVCQLASAGTLSFDGTTAGGPTWNRPDAYGLYLPSAGTDVRFHVLEFSVSESGLYSFLETTAGWDNFTVLYQNSFDPGAPLTNFMIGNDDYLGSNGDSGFDHVLESGIHYFFVSTAFSENSSGAFALTITGPGEIYLGDPAADVPEPATFALSAAGAGLLVWLRRKR; from the coding sequence ATGAGACATTTTACTTTCCCTATCCTTTGTCTGGCCTTTGTTTGCCAACTGGCCAGCGCCGGAACCCTTAGCTTCGACGGCACCACAGCCGGCGGTCCCACTTGGAATCGACCAGATGCATACGGCTTGTATCTTCCATCTGCAGGAACCGACGTGAGATTTCATGTCTTAGAGTTCTCCGTTTCCGAAAGCGGACTTTACTCCTTCCTCGAGACGACTGCAGGTTGGGACAATTTCACCGTTCTTTACCAGAACAGTTTTGACCCCGGCGCCCCCCTCACGAATTTCATGATCGGCAATGACGACTACCTTGGATCCAACGGAGATTCGGGATTTGACCACGTCCTCGAGAGCGGCATCCATTACTTTTTCGTATCGACAGCCTTCAGTGAGAATTCATCGGGCGCCTTCGCCCTCACAATCACCGGCCCGGGAGAGATCTACCTCGGTGACCCGGCTGCGGACGTGCCGGAACCCGCCACCTTCGCCCTCAGCGCGGCTGGCGCCGGGCTCCTCGTCTGGCTGCGCCGCAAGCGCTAA
- a CDS encoding PEP-CTERM sorting domain-containing protein, whose protein sequence is MRYLSLPILYLALACQLASAGTLVINDTTTGAPTWKRPFELGTYVESFQVRFHVLEFSVSQSGSYSFNETATWDNYTFLYQNSFDPSAPLTNFMIGNDDSNIASEGSGFNQSLVAGVNYFFISTGFNVNHYGAFTLTIDGPGEISLSPAAVPEPSTFAMGAVGAGLLVWLRRRR, encoded by the coding sequence ATGCGATATCTTTCCTTGCCCATCCTCTACCTGGCCTTGGCCTGCCAGTTGGCCAGCGCCGGAACGCTTGTCATCAATGACACCACAACCGGCGCGCCCACTTGGAAGCGGCCGTTTGAACTTGGCACCTATGTAGAATCCTTCCAGGTGAGATTTCATGTACTGGAGTTCTCCGTTTCGCAAAGCGGCTCTTACTCCTTCAACGAGACTGCAACTTGGGACAATTACACCTTTCTCTACCAGAACAGCTTTGACCCAAGCGCCCCCCTCACGAATTTCATGATCGGCAATGACGATTCTAATATTGCTTCCGAAGGATCCGGGTTTAACCAATCTCTAGTCGCCGGAGTGAACTACTTTTTCATATCGACAGGCTTCAACGTTAACCACTACGGCGCCTTCACCCTCACGATTGACGGCCCGGGAGAGATCTCCCTCAGCCCGGCAGCCGTTCCCGAACCCTCCACCTTCGCCATGGGCGCGGTCGGCGCCGGACTCCTCGTCTGGCTGCGCCGCAGGCGATAG
- a CDS encoding PEP-CTERM sorting domain-containing protein produces MRYLTFPVLCFAFACQLASAATLTINGSTLGDPRWNRPREDGSSLSNVGTNVRFDVISFSVSQSGNYSFLEVVTGSDWDNYIFLYRTSFHSSTPLVNFIRGNDDISGPGHRSGFTENLTAGTLYFLVSTGYDNSDAGNFTLTINGPGSINAFTPAAVPEPSTLTMGAVGIGLVLFRLRKRKS; encoded by the coding sequence ATGAGATACCTCACTTTTCCTGTCCTCTGCTTCGCCTTCGCCTGCCAACTGGCCAGCGCGGCTACCCTCACGATCAATGGATCTACCCTTGGCGACCCCAGATGGAATCGCCCACGGGAAGACGGCTCCTCTCTGTCAAACGTCGGCACAAACGTGCGATTTGATGTGATTAGTTTCTCCGTTTCCCAGAGTGGAAACTATAGCTTCCTGGAGGTTGTCACCGGCTCAGACTGGGATAACTATATCTTTCTCTACCGGACCTCGTTCCACTCCTCAACACCCTTGGTCAACTTCATTCGCGGGAATGATGACATCTCCGGGCCGGGCCATCGTTCCGGGTTTACGGAGAACTTGACGGCAGGTACGCTCTACTTTTTGGTGTCTACCGGTTACGACAATTCAGATGCGGGTAATTTTACCCTCACCATCAACGGGCCCGGCTCGATTAACGCCTTCACCCCGGCAGCAGTTCCCGAACCATCCACACTCACGATGGGTGCCGTAGGCATCGGACTCGTGCTCTTCCGCCTGCGCAAAAGAAAGAGTTAA
- a CDS encoding MFS transporter, protein MLIVAAVMAIFVYGMIAAMLGSILPDLSKRFSLTPSQNGAIATMQAIGLVIGSLLQGPLIDLQGKKVGLVLGLGLIALALFLLPKSKGFSTIRIYMLVLGIGGGIIVAGANALVNDVKTDNPTALFNGFNTFFGLGGIATPFIAANLLGGNSFKLCNLTAVLTVITLGLHSVTDMPVPTGVVQFHFSDVPALLMNPGLFLPALLLFLYVACEVGVWNWVVRHLIAQGINEKKALNILSFGFALGLLAGRLVVATGIFASFTNAQILMGASIGIAVTTYLMLQFKDANMAWAMVFAAGVAMAPVFPTALSMVGATFTTGTATAIGVAVTCGWLGLVTSSPIIGGVAGGEATGLKKALLLLPCAGVLMFLVTLAL, encoded by the coding sequence ATGCTCATTGTTGCGGCCGTGATGGCCATCTTTGTCTACGGAATGATTGCAGCGATGCTCGGCAGTATTCTGCCCGATCTTTCCAAACGCTTCAGTCTCACCCCTTCGCAAAATGGCGCGATCGCGACGATGCAGGCGATCGGACTTGTGATTGGCTCGCTACTCCAAGGTCCACTGATCGATCTGCAGGGCAAAAAAGTTGGCTTGGTATTGGGACTTGGTTTGATTGCCCTGGCGTTGTTCCTACTGCCGAAGTCGAAGGGCTTCAGTACGATTCGCATTTATATGTTGGTGTTGGGAATCGGCGGCGGCATTATTGTCGCGGGCGCTAATGCGCTGGTCAACGATGTAAAGACAGACAACCCCACGGCGCTGTTCAATGGCTTCAATACCTTCTTTGGGCTGGGCGGCATTGCCACTCCGTTTATTGCGGCCAACCTGTTGGGTGGCAACTCCTTCAAGCTTTGCAACCTGACGGCAGTGCTGACGGTGATCACGCTGGGCTTGCACTCGGTGACCGACATGCCGGTGCCCACCGGCGTGGTGCAGTTCCACTTCTCCGACGTCCCCGCGCTGTTGATGAACCCCGGCCTCTTTCTCCCCGCCTTGTTGCTGTTTCTGTATGTCGCCTGCGAAGTGGGCGTCTGGAACTGGGTGGTACGCCATCTGATCGCACAGGGCATCAACGAGAAGAAGGCACTGAACATTCTTTCCTTCGGCTTCGCCCTCGGCCTGCTGGCAGGACGCCTGGTGGTGGCCACCGGAATCTTCGCCAGCTTTACGAACGCACAGATTTTGATGGGCGCCTCGATCGGTATCGCAGTCACCACGTATCTGATGCTGCAGTTTAAGGATGCGAACATGGCCTGGGCCATGGTCTTTGCTGCCGGTGTGGCGATGGCTCCTGTGTTTCCGACAGCACTGTCGATGGTGGGCGCAACCTTCACCACCGGTACGGCTACCGCAATCGGCGTCGCAGTCACCTGCGGCTGGCTGGGTCTGGTGACCAGTTCGCCGATCATTGGCGGCGTGGCGGGCGGGGAAGCAACTGGCCTCAAGAAGGCGCTGCTGCTGCTGCCTTGCGCAGGCGTCCTGATGTTCCTCGTAACCCTGGCGCTCTAA
- a CDS encoding HEAT repeat domain-containing protein yields MKYFLLTGLACLYAADPVGPRIGIIDSYGAHSFSTEKLRKELKVAEGDPLPPSKGDLEELLIGIKGIARANVEAICCEQGKAIFYIGVEERGRPHLDIREEPKNETLVMPEDVTAMYNRLIAAIAEATRVGETSEDWSQGYALMQNLEARLVQMRLPAMAEDQQKILREILREGADPDDRRVAATVLGYGPKSQAIIEDLQLALRDPDQEVRAAALRSLAPLASYARKHPEAEIRVLTTWFVEMLNSVAWKDRMNAMNLLIELTAERDEKLIRHMKERGIPALAEMAQWKHLPHALPAYILLGRVADLSEQEIQDTWSANQREDTIKKIRKKLKA; encoded by the coding sequence GTGAAGTATTTCCTTCTGACAGGACTCGCGTGCCTGTACGCGGCCGATCCGGTTGGTCCGCGTATCGGCATCATCGATTCCTATGGCGCGCATAGCTTTTCGACCGAGAAGTTGCGAAAAGAATTGAAAGTCGCTGAGGGAGATCCCCTCCCTCCTTCGAAGGGCGATCTCGAAGAGCTTCTCATTGGCATCAAGGGCATCGCCCGGGCCAATGTAGAAGCCATCTGCTGTGAGCAGGGGAAAGCCATCTTCTACATTGGCGTCGAGGAGCGCGGACGTCCGCACCTCGATATTCGCGAAGAACCGAAGAACGAGACCCTCGTGATGCCCGAGGACGTTACGGCGATGTACAACCGGCTGATTGCCGCGATCGCCGAAGCGACGCGGGTGGGCGAAACTAGCGAGGACTGGAGCCAGGGCTATGCATTGATGCAGAACCTGGAAGCCCGTCTGGTGCAGATGCGCCTGCCGGCGATGGCAGAAGACCAGCAGAAGATTTTGCGCGAGATTCTCCGTGAAGGCGCAGACCCTGATGACCGCCGGGTTGCGGCAACAGTCCTCGGCTATGGCCCCAAGTCACAGGCGATCATCGAAGATCTGCAACTGGCGCTGCGCGATCCCGATCAAGAAGTCCGTGCGGCTGCGCTGCGCAGTCTGGCTCCCCTGGCATCCTACGCGCGCAAGCATCCAGAAGCCGAAATTCGCGTTCTCACAACCTGGTTTGTCGAGATGCTGAATAGCGTCGCCTGGAAAGATCGCATGAATGCGATGAATCTGCTGATCGAGCTGACGGCAGAGCGGGACGAGAAGCTGATTCGCCATATGAAGGAGCGCGGGATTCCGGCTCTGGCGGAGATGGCACAGTGGAAGCACCTGCCGCACGCTCTGCCTGCGTACATCCTGCTAGGGCGGGTGGCCGATCTGAGCGAACAAGAGATTCAGGACACCTGGAGCGCGAATCAGCGCGAAGACACCATCAAGAAGATTCGGAAGAAGCTGAAGGCTTAG
- a CDS encoding DUF2306 domain-containing protein, whose translation MIHRSEEFALSGAAEAFPSPTWGRTAQHALRFAAGFWFLTAVLGQLIFAFYIALFYGRATVQGDLARWNQGMPHGYLAGDPVGNFAVGLHLFLAILIILSGALQLIPQVRKYAPSLHRWNGRIYLLTAFLISIGGLFMVWVRGSVGDLSQHVSISINALLIMTCAAFALHYARARQFGAHRRWALRLFLVAAGVWFFRIGLMLWLFVNKGPVGFDPQRFEGPFLTFLAFAQYLLPLAILELYLRAKDRGGPGSRLAMAGGLTMLTLAMGVGIAIATMGMWLPRLR comes from the coding sequence GTGATCCATCGTTCCGAGGAGTTCGCCCTTTCCGGCGCAGCAGAAGCATTCCCGTCACCAACATGGGGCCGGACCGCCCAACACGCCCTGCGATTCGCCGCCGGATTCTGGTTCCTCACCGCTGTCCTCGGACAGTTGATTTTTGCCTTCTACATCGCGTTGTTCTATGGCCGGGCCACGGTACAGGGGGATCTCGCTCGCTGGAACCAGGGGATGCCGCACGGGTATCTGGCCGGTGATCCAGTAGGGAATTTCGCAGTCGGCCTGCACTTGTTCCTGGCGATCCTGATCATTCTCAGCGGAGCGCTCCAACTGATCCCGCAGGTCCGGAAATATGCCCCGTCCCTGCACCGATGGAATGGCCGGATTTACTTGCTAACAGCCTTCCTAATCAGCATCGGCGGACTCTTTATGGTGTGGGTGCGAGGTTCCGTGGGCGACTTATCCCAGCACGTCAGCATTAGCATCAATGCGCTGCTCATCATGACATGCGCCGCTTTCGCCCTGCATTATGCCCGGGCCAGACAATTCGGAGCCCATCGCCGCTGGGCGTTGCGATTATTTCTTGTGGCCGCAGGAGTTTGGTTCTTCCGGATCGGATTGATGCTGTGGCTCTTCGTCAACAAGGGACCAGTAGGCTTCGATCCACAGCGCTTTGAGGGCCCGTTCCTGACCTTCCTCGCCTTTGCACAGTATCTGCTGCCACTTGCGATTCTGGAGCTTTATCTCCGGGCCAAAGACCGGGGTGGGCCAGGCAGCAGACTGGCGATGGCCGGTGGGCTGACCATGCTTACCCTCGCGATGGGCGTCGGCATCGCCATCGCCACAATGGGCATGTGGCTCCCACGGCTTCGTTAA
- a CDS encoding glycerophosphodiester phosphodiesterase, which produces MKIALLLLSLLLSLEAKILVHGHRGARAARPENSIAAFEYAIAQGADFLELDLAVTKDNVLVVSHDPQLNPAICMAPAGLPLVIRESTLAQIKQWDCGSKRNPEFPQQQTIPGTRIPTFDEVLALAPKGNFGFNVETKSSASKPQLTPPPAEFARMVLDAVQKHKLESRVIIQSFDWRTLTELRKLSPTLHLSALHPTGMAEAVVKLDYVQAAKDLGIDMVSPHYRLTTKARVDEAHAAGMKVVPWTANDVKIWDQLIADGVDAIITDDPAALIAHLKAKGLR; this is translated from the coding sequence ATGAAAATTGCGCTGCTGCTACTCTCCTTATTGTTGAGCCTCGAAGCTAAAATTCTGGTGCATGGACATCGCGGCGCCCGTGCAGCAAGACCAGAGAATTCCATCGCTGCCTTTGAATACGCGATTGCGCAGGGAGCCGATTTTCTCGAACTCGACCTGGCCGTCACCAAGGACAATGTCCTGGTGGTCAGTCACGATCCGCAGTTGAATCCAGCCATCTGTATGGCACCCGCAGGCTTGCCGCTGGTGATTCGCGAATCGACGCTCGCACAGATCAAGCAATGGGACTGCGGCTCAAAGCGGAACCCTGAGTTCCCCCAGCAACAGACCATCCCCGGCACTCGCATCCCGACCTTCGACGAAGTGCTTGCACTGGCGCCCAAAGGGAACTTCGGCTTCAACGTCGAGACCAAGAGCTCAGCCTCGAAGCCCCAACTCACACCGCCCCCGGCCGAGTTTGCACGCATGGTGCTCGATGCCGTTCAGAAGCACAAGCTGGAATCGCGCGTAATCATCCAGAGCTTCGACTGGCGTACCCTCACCGAGTTGCGGAAGCTTTCGCCAACCTTGCATCTTTCCGCCTTGCACCCCACCGGCATGGCAGAAGCAGTCGTGAAGTTGGACTATGTGCAGGCCGCGAAAGATCTGGGCATCGATATGGTGAGCCCACACTACCGCCTGACAACCAAGGCCCGGGTGGACGAAGCACATGCCGCCGGAATGAAGGTGGTTCCTTGGACGGCAAATGATGTCAAAATCTGGGATCAGCTCATTGCAGACGGTGTCGATGCAATCATCACTGACGACCCGGCCGCGCTGATCGCCCATCTGAAGGCAAAGGGGCTGCGCTAG
- a CDS encoding Gfo/Idh/MocA family protein — MSVLNRRNFAKASAMTALSYSQIQGANDRVMLGYIGVGNRGDQVHDGFLEYGDARTAALCDLKSSYMDLAEKKAKDRGHDTPKRHADWRKLIEDKTLDAVVIATPDHWHALQMIEACNAGKDVYCEKPLSLTVYEGRKMVEAAERNKRVVQVGIHRRSAKFLQEAAAYVQSGELGTITLAQGWHLTNEWPTGLGAAPEGPPPSEAEWEAWLGPAPKVPYNRNRMYYNFRWFYNYSGGQVTNFGVHYVDMLRWCLGKDAPKAVTVMGGNYAIKDNREIPDTLQATWDYDGVMMVFTQINANAAPGNAQKTEMMIRGTKGTMYLNLDRWEVVPEGVTDLPLPQRTPVDRTSEKSYHPSRKPVIEARKMTGYPTAQPHARNFLDCMKSRAKCNCDVLTGHLSTSATLIANISYHTKSYLEWDSKAERFSNNAAANRMLSYKYRAPYHLP, encoded by the coding sequence GTGTCAGTTCTCAATCGCAGAAATTTTGCCAAGGCGAGCGCGATGACCGCGCTGAGTTATTCGCAAATCCAGGGCGCGAATGATCGCGTGATGCTGGGCTATATCGGGGTCGGCAATCGTGGCGATCAGGTACACGATGGGTTCCTCGAATATGGCGATGCCCGCACGGCGGCGCTGTGCGATCTCAAAAGTTCCTACATGGATCTGGCTGAGAAGAAGGCGAAGGATCGAGGTCACGACACCCCCAAGCGCCATGCGGACTGGCGCAAGCTGATCGAGGATAAGACGCTTGATGCGGTGGTGATCGCCACCCCAGACCATTGGCATGCGCTCCAGATGATCGAAGCCTGCAACGCGGGCAAGGACGTTTACTGCGAAAAACCCTTGAGCCTCACCGTCTATGAAGGCCGCAAGATGGTGGAAGCCGCCGAGCGCAACAAGCGCGTGGTGCAGGTTGGCATTCATCGGCGCAGTGCGAAGTTTTTACAGGAAGCCGCTGCCTATGTGCAGTCTGGCGAGCTGGGTACGATTACCCTCGCCCAAGGCTGGCATCTGACCAATGAGTGGCCGACAGGCCTGGGCGCGGCGCCGGAAGGCCCGCCCCCGAGTGAAGCGGAATGGGAAGCCTGGCTTGGGCCCGCTCCCAAGGTGCCCTACAACCGGAACCGCATGTATTACAACTTCCGCTGGTTTTACAACTATTCCGGCGGGCAGGTGACGAACTTCGGCGTGCATTACGTCGACATGCTGCGCTGGTGTCTGGGTAAGGATGCGCCGAAGGCGGTGACGGTGATGGGCGGCAACTATGCGATCAAGGACAATCGCGAGATTCCCGATACGCTCCAAGCCACCTGGGACTATGACGGCGTCATGATGGTGTTCACGCAGATCAATGCGAATGCCGCCCCCGGCAATGCGCAGAAGACGGAGATGATGATTCGCGGCACCAAGGGCACCATGTACTTGAATCTGGACCGTTGGGAAGTGGTGCCGGAGGGAGTGACCGATCTGCCCCTGCCACAACGCACGCCAGTGGACCGCACCAGCGAGAAGTCGTATCATCCGTCGCGCAAGCCGGTGATTGAAGCACGTAAGATGACCGGTTACCCCACGGCCCAGCCGCACGCGCGCAATTTTCTTGATTGCATGAAGTCACGCGCCAAGTGCAACTGCGATGTCCTGACAGGACACTTGTCCACTTCGGCGACTCTGATCGCAAATATCTCGTATCACACCAAGAGCTATCTGGAATGGGATAGCAAGGCGGAGCGCTTTTCAAACAACGCTGCTGCGAACCGCATGTTGAGCTACAAATACCGAGCCCCTTATCATCTGCCATGA
- a CDS encoding sugar phosphate isomerase/epimerase family protein yields the protein MNRRTFLTTTTAALHLDAQAPPSARPSLCLFSKHAGKLDYKDLAKFSKQTGFDGVDLTVRPGGHVLPEKVTDDLPVAVAILESSGLKVPMITTGLTNPKAPETSATLRKAGELKIPFWKPGYFRYETSREGVVDIDRKLAEVQIALGGFALLSRIHNICAGFHNHSGSYVGAPVWDTWNLISLLDANHIGFYFDAAHATAEGGEWTWHSSLEIALKRMKMLAVKDFYWEKDKGKWKMRWCPLGQGMVDWPKVMSRLALAKFNGPVTLHVEYETPNELKAVADDFAVMKKLVDDAYGKA from the coding sequence ATGAACCGTCGTACTTTCCTCACCACCACCACCGCCGCGCTGCATCTGGATGCGCAGGCTCCTCCTTCCGCGCGCCCCTCGCTGTGCCTGTTTTCGAAGCATGCCGGAAAGCTCGATTACAAAGATCTGGCCAAGTTCTCGAAGCAAACTGGCTTTGATGGTGTCGATCTGACCGTGCGCCCCGGGGGGCATGTATTGCCCGAGAAGGTAACGGACGATCTGCCTGTGGCGGTCGCGATTCTCGAGAGTAGCGGCCTGAAGGTGCCGATGATTACCACCGGACTAACCAACCCGAAGGCCCCGGAGACAAGCGCTACGCTCCGCAAGGCGGGCGAACTAAAGATTCCATTCTGGAAGCCGGGCTATTTCCGCTATGAGACAAGCCGGGAGGGTGTTGTCGACATCGATCGCAAGCTGGCCGAGGTGCAGATTGCTCTCGGTGGTTTTGCGCTCCTGTCCCGGATTCATAATATCTGCGCTGGTTTTCATAACCATTCCGGCAGCTATGTCGGCGCGCCGGTTTGGGACACCTGGAACCTGATCTCCCTGCTGGACGCGAACCATATTGGTTTCTATTTCGATGCGGCCCATGCCACCGCAGAGGGGGGCGAATGGACCTGGCATAGCTCTCTTGAAATCGCCCTCAAGCGCATGAAGATGCTGGCGGTGAAGGATTTCTATTGGGAAAAGGACAAGGGGAAGTGGAAGATGCGCTGGTGTCCGCTCGGCCAGGGAATGGTGGATTGGCCGAAGGTGATGAGCCGTCTGGCGCTCGCCAAATTCAATGGCCCGGTGACGCTCCACGTCGAGTATGAGACGCCAAACGAGCTGAAGGCGGTGGCGGATGATTTTGCGGTGATGAAGAAGCTGGTGGACGACGCCTACGGCAAAGCCTAG
- a CDS encoding FecR family protein: protein MLRTGLQSALWTVALTLVCGVVSSAQMLPIAPGSTGKVLHVQGQVQVLRDEIPWAINVGDTINPKQEIITGFDGYAKIQVPDGSVFEIFPGSRATFRSNQGNLRELLDLWIGRVKVHIEKLNGKPNPNRIQTPSAVISVRGTTFDVTVEDGDETLVLVEEGQVAVQHALMPFSSAKILNGGDYLRVYKNQPIADKSFDRGQVLLKVLRMMQDIWITQPHVGGAAGPGAGPSSVPGGLPGDTGAPPPPPSAPPPPPGV from the coding sequence GTGCTGCGTACTGGATTACAATCCGCTCTGTGGACGGTGGCTCTGACCCTCGTTTGCGGCGTCGTGTCTTCTGCACAGATGTTGCCGATCGCTCCCGGTTCCACGGGCAAAGTACTGCACGTGCAGGGCCAGGTTCAGGTGCTTCGAGACGAAATCCCCTGGGCGATCAATGTCGGGGACACCATCAACCCGAAGCAGGAGATCATCACCGGTTTTGATGGCTATGCCAAGATCCAGGTTCCGGATGGCAGCGTATTTGAAATTTTTCCGGGTTCGCGAGCGACCTTCCGCAGCAACCAGGGCAACCTGCGTGAATTGCTCGATCTTTGGATCGGCCGCGTCAAGGTTCATATTGAGAAGCTGAATGGCAAGCCCAACCCCAATCGGATCCAGACGCCCTCGGCGGTGATCTCCGTCCGCGGCACCACCTTCGATGTCACCGTGGAAGACGGCGATGAAACGCTGGTGCTGGTGGAGGAAGGTCAAGTGGCCGTGCAACATGCGCTGATGCCTTTTAGCTCTGCCAAAATTCTGAATGGTGGCGACTATCTGCGGGTGTATAAGAACCAGCCGATCGCCGACAAGAGCTTTGATCGTGGCCAGGTACTCCTGAAAGTGCTCCGTATGATGCAGGACATCTGGATTACCCAGCCCCATGTCGGTGGAGCAGCGGGACCGGGTGCTGGTCCGTCCAGCGTTCCGGGTGGCTTGCCCGGCGATACGGGCGCCCCGCCACCACCACCTTCTGCCCCTCCGCCACCTCCTGGAGTGTAA
- a CDS encoding tetratricopeptide repeat protein, translated as MDKALQNVIKHDQFVETVGEASEFVSGHKKQFVVYIVIAAVVAVLGYGGWSYMQGKKTARQLALGEAMGVAQATTSRSAADEKKVVDAFTKVSTEYAGSHEGNLALYMLAMIDLERGDTAAGEKKLKDVMGGDKEAASLAKYTQAEIYQGQGKTAEAEALLRDLMASPTHLMPKEQAILQLARYIAKTKPEEARKLLEPLRTARAPISTPAIEVLGTLPPAVGTPTKK; from the coding sequence GTGGATAAAGCACTTCAAAACGTCATCAAGCACGACCAGTTTGTAGAAACGGTCGGCGAGGCTTCCGAGTTCGTCTCGGGCCATAAGAAACAATTCGTCGTCTACATCGTGATTGCCGCAGTAGTTGCCGTGCTCGGTTATGGCGGATGGTCGTACATGCAAGGCAAGAAAACAGCGCGGCAACTTGCACTCGGGGAAGCCATGGGTGTTGCACAGGCGACCACCAGCCGCAGTGCTGCCGATGAGAAGAAAGTCGTGGATGCCTTCACGAAGGTGTCCACCGAGTACGCCGGTTCTCATGAAGGCAACCTTGCTCTGTACATGCTGGCGATGATCGACCTCGAGCGTGGCGATACTGCCGCAGGCGAGAAAAAGCTGAAGGACGTCATGGGTGGGGACAAGGAAGCTGCCTCTCTTGCCAAGTACACCCAGGCGGAGATCTACCAGGGCCAAGGCAAGACTGCGGAAGCCGAAGCGTTGTTGCGCGACCTGATGGCCAGCCCAACGCATCTGATGCCGAAAGAACAGGCCATTCTCCAGTTGGCTCGTTATATTGCAAAGACGAAGCCGGAAGAAGCCCGCAAGTTGCTGGAACCGTTGCGCACCGCCCGTGCGCCGATCAGCACTCCAGCGATTGAAGTGCTCGGCACTCTGCCCCCTGCAGTTGGCACCCCGACCAAGAAGTAA
- the dgt gene encoding dGTP triphosphohydrolase gives MIRTAALAHLKFPVERSMGRRYPESLPSFRNDFQRDRDRIVHSRAFRRLEAKTQVFPAGISDHFRNRLTHTLEVAQLARTAARVLGLDEDFTEALALAHDIGHPPFAHSGEEALNEALKPFGERFEHNLHALRIVESYEHRYAMYPGLNLSFEVREGIVKHSRDLPAGYTGPLEEYLPGLRPPLEAQLIDLVDEIAYNTADVDDAQEAGFFRLQELGAAVPFAGELLEEIEMQFPAAEERIQLHEMQRRLIDHLMRGLMEGTIVATEASGVRTIEEIRQHPSRLVRFTPQSADTSAALKRFLHARVYHTESLREERRQSMRAIGQLFAYLLAHPEHLPAGEGRLERRISDYIASMTDSYFRRVYQERAADFTPSLRS, from the coding sequence ATGATCCGTACTGCTGCTCTAGCCCACCTGAAGTTCCCGGTGGAACGGAGCATGGGCCGACGCTATCCGGAGTCGCTCCCTTCCTTTCGAAATGACTTTCAGCGCGACCGTGACCGAATCGTTCACTCTCGCGCTTTTCGTCGTTTAGAGGCCAAGACGCAGGTCTTCCCGGCAGGGATCTCTGATCACTTCCGCAACCGTCTGACCCATACTCTCGAGGTGGCGCAACTGGCGCGCACGGCGGCCCGGGTGCTTGGTCTGGATGAAGACTTTACCGAAGCCTTGGCCCTGGCGCATGACATCGGCCATCCGCCCTTTGCCCATTCCGGCGAAGAAGCACTCAACGAGGCGCTGAAGCCCTTTGGCGAGCGCTTTGAGCACAATCTCCACGCGTTACGGATCGTCGAATCCTACGAGCATCGCTATGCGATGTATCCGGGTTTGAATCTCAGCTTTGAGGTGCGCGAAGGCATTGTCAAACACTCGCGCGACCTGCCTGCCGGTTACACGGGCCCTCTCGAGGAATATCTCCCTGGCTTGCGGCCACCGCTCGAAGCGCAATTGATCGATCTGGTGGATGAGATCGCCTACAACACGGCGGATGTCGACGATGCACAGGAAGCGGGCTTCTTCCGGCTGCAGGAACTGGGCGCCGCAGTCCCCTTTGCGGGGGAACTGCTGGAAGAAATCGAAATGCAGTTTCCGGCTGCTGAGGAACGCATCCAATTGCATGAGATGCAGCGCCGCCTCATCGATCACTTGATGCGGGGATTGATGGAAGGCACCATTGTTGCCACCGAGGCGAGCGGTGTGCGGACGATCGAGGAGATCCGGCAACATCCATCACGCCTGGTGCGCTTCACTCCGCAATCTGCGGACACCTCGGCTGCGCTCAAGCGCTTTCTTCATGCACGGGTCTATCACACCGAGAGTCTGCGGGAGGAGCGCCGCCAATCCATGAGGGCAATCGGGCAACTCTTTGCCTATCTTCTCGCGCATCCCGAGCATCTCCCTGCTGGAGAAGGCCGCTTAGAGCGGCGCATCTCCGATTACATCGCTTCGATGACAGACAGCTATTTCCGCCGCGTCTACCAGGAGCGGGCGGCAGACTTTACTCCGTCGTTACGCTCGTAA